The following proteins come from a genomic window of Eleginops maclovinus isolate JMC-PN-2008 ecotype Puerto Natales chromosome 8, JC_Emac_rtc_rv5, whole genome shotgun sequence:
- the c8h18orf54 gene encoding lung adenoma susceptibility protein 2 isoform X3, which yields MESSTGHLLSPESTVTSLLSNSGHLRSSLLAPEHNTTFRYRDKNYNSASAALDAYISDFERSQSSQWQTGLVLPHSLPSTAMGFRASTLRNTDVLREHLTDRELDFLNLPVSSLHHRGNRDRVSMTTDELLSIPYDGSMPVTHTSAYLQVPGLLSQSRAPEPRAAHRNWDRLSSSHPTPQMKHHHPHPTRSSRCRDRSGAAMLNADVDLAPASPHRRANRPDPSVCLHLPRWFTSNNNMDCSGISSVPEQKYPAWIQRYDVSERPPPSESELWNEQDPRGGAPSWVAELDHEDQDRTPTQVDSQQTLRDLRLQFAEHISLLAAENNSAAIMETVFRDNRLESLIQKADQVLSNLTYAGQAVSGADGADGAVSPENPEELRSPSSHCCPPKSCRDSVTAGGVTEAPTDRGAQGPCSGLHGTSMFKQPGPVEALKQMLFRLQAVEAELQRQPQASAAPTPADRPHTQEAPLNQVSTQLQMLMRSEAEADLETFPGGPSLQRAMHHLSRLKELVEEPREKQGEERGMKDEDEGRYSSSSADGLSCTQQKPS from the exons ATGGAGTCCTCGACCGgtcacctcctctctcctgagTCCACGGTCACGTCGCTGCTGTCCAACTCCGGGCACCTGAGGAGCAGCCTGCTGGCTCCTGAACACAACACCACCTTCAGATACAGAGACAAG AACTACAACTCGGCCTCGGCGGCGTTGGATGCCTACATCTCAGACTTTGAGAGGAGTCAGAGCAGCCAGTGGCAGACTGGGCTGGTTCTGCCGCACAGTCTGCCCTCCACAGCGATGGGGTTCAGAGCGAGCACGCTCAGAAACACAGATG TTCTCAGGGAACATTTGACCGACAGGGAGCTGGACTTCCTGAACCTCCCCGTCAGCTCCCTCCATCACCGTGGCAACAGAGATAGAGTCTCCATGACTACAGACGAGCTGCTATCTATTCCTTATGATGGCTCAATGCCTGTCACTCACACATCCGCCTACCTCCAAG TTCCAGGACTCCTGTCACAGTCCAGAGCCCCCGAGCCCAGAGCAGCACACAGAAACTGGGACAGACTCAGCAGCAGCCACCCTACCCCTCAAATGAAGCACCACCACCCCCACCCAACCAGGAGCTCCAG GTGCAGAGACAGATCAGGGGCGGCCATGTTGAATGCAGACGTTGACCTGGCCCCGGCCTCCCCCCACAGG AGGGCAAACAGACCAGacccctctgtgtgtctgcaccTCCCTCGCTGGTTCACCTCGAACAACAACATGGACTGTTCTGGGATCAGCAGTGTGCCGGAACAGAAGTACCCAGCCTGGATCCAGCGCTATGATGTCAGCGAGCGACCCCCACCCTCAGAGTCAGAGCTGTGGAATGAGCAAG ATCCCAGAGGTGGAGCTCCTTCCTGGGTAGCAGAGCTGGACCATGAGGATCAAGACCGGACCCCTACACAG gTTGACAGTCAGCAGACTCTGAGAGACCTGAGGCTTCAGTTTGCTGAACACATCTCTCTCCTCGCTGCAGAAAACAACAGCGCGGCTATCATGGAAACTGTGTTCAGAG ACAACAGGCTGGAGTCTCTGATCCAGAAGGCGGATCAGGTGCTGAGCAATCTGACTTATGCAGGTCAAG CAGTAAGTGGAGCTGATGGTGCTGATGGAGCGGTCAGTCCAGAGAACCCCGAGGAGCTGcgctctccttcctctcactGTTGCCCACCCAAAAG ctgcAGGGACTCCGTGACAGCGGGGGGCGTCACAGAGGCTCCGACTGACAGAGGGGCTCAG GGGCCGTGCTCTGGACTCCATGGAACCAGCATGTTTAAGCAGCCAGGTCCAGTGGAGGCTCTGAAGCAGATGCTGTTCAGACTGCAGGCGGTGGAGGCGGAGCTTCAGAGACAACCACAGGCTTCAGCTGCTCCAACCCCTGCTGACAGGCCGCACACTCAGGAGGCTCCACTGAATCAGGTATCAACACAGCTTCAAATGCTAATG aggTCTGAAGCTGAAGCAGATCTGGAGACTTTTCCTGGTGGACCTTCACTCCAGAG AGCGATGCACCACCTGAGCCGTCTGAAGGAGCTGGTGGAGGAACccagagagaaacagggagaggaaagaggaatgAAGGATGAAGACGAAGGGCGttactcctcttcctctgctgacGGACTATCCTGCACCCAGCAGAAACCCTCCTGA